The segment CACAATAATCATCCGGTTGAACTACATAATAACGAACTTTTTATACAGCGACTTAACTATATACATCAAAACCCGGTACGAGCCGGATTGGTAGCAGAACCTGAACATTATTTATATAGCAGTGCTTCTAATTATGCCGGTATACTTAGTTTGCTTGATGTAGAATGCGTATTTTAATTCAGAATTACGTCTAATTTCTTGTCCGGTAGCGGGGGCGTTACGGACAGGCTGTTGCTATGGATAGGAAGGGGATTTAAGGTATGAGAAGCAAGCGAGACGCTCTTTTAGTTATAGGAGTTTTAAAAAGCAAAGTACCAATTAAGCACTTTTAGAATACTTTATATAAAAAACCCGTGCCACCTCATAGATTAGTGGCACGGGTGTAGAAAATAATTATCTTATAACCAGTTTCCTGTAAGATTTTTCTTCATCATTTTCGAGCATTACGATATAGATACCGGCATTTAATTCAGACACATCAATGGTATTGTTTTCAATATTTATTTGCGAATGAAGTATTACATTACCAATATTGTTAAAGATTGTAAGTTGATAATCTCTGTCTAAATCTAAAAATGCAATTTTCTCGCTTGCCGGGTTCGGAAACATCTGCCATTTTACTACACTTTGCATATTTTCATTGCAATTAGCTGTGATAACATTAAATGTTTCACTTGAACCGTCAAAGTCATACTGTACAAGCTTGTAATAAGCCAGTTTACCTTTCGATTCATAATCAAGATATGAATAATAGTTTTGCGTTAAGCTGTTCCCGGCACCTTCCAGTTCAGCTATTAATTCAAATTTTAAACCATCGTATGATCTGTATAAATGAAATTTTTCATTATCAATTTCCAGATAAGTAATCCAGTTAATTAAATTTTCATCATTTTGACAAATGCTTGTAAACGCTTTTAATTCAACCGGTAATGTGGTTGCATTTTCTTCTCCACCCCACCAGGAGAATCCGGTTATTCCCTGTACAAAAACCGATTTCAGATTGCCTTTTATAAAACTTTGTACCGGCAATGGATAATCCCAGTCCTCATCATTTTTATTGTATCGAATCATAGAAATATTATTTGCACCGGCAGGTGGAACTTCGTTTTGCCTGAATCCAAAATTTACATTCACATTATATGTACCGGAAGGCTGATCGCTGCTTAGGTACCAATGCCTTGGCACTCTCTTATGCGGGTTGGGCATTTTATCTACTTTTTCCGCTCCTTGTGGCCAATATGTAGAATCAGACAAATCAATTGCTTTATAACTTGAAACACCTACTATACCGATATTCCCGGAATTCAAATTCATGATTACAGGGATATAATGCCCGGATGCATTTCCTAAAGGAAAAATATAATCTTCACCTGTTGCGGTTTCAATACTTCTGAGAAATGCTCCAGAACCATCCTGACTTTCACTTAATACATGCCCTGAACCTGAATGTACAACTGCGTCTATATCATTATTGAAGACTGTAAACTTGTGCTCACCCAAATCTAATTTTGCATCGTTTAGAGTAAAAATGCCTGTTTCTGATGTTGAAACATCTGAAAGTAACTCAACTACTGTGGAGTTTCCTTCTATTACTAAATTATGAAAATTTTCTGTTCCTGAATTATTGAAAATTGTCTGAACAGTATTTCCATTAAAGAAGACAGTTCCTGCATTCGGAATAAAAGTACCATAGTTATTCCAGTTACCTTTTACTGTAAGCGCCCTTTCCCCTACAGTATTTTCAATTGACAAAATTGCGTCTTCTTCTATCGTAATGTGATTACAAATTGCCGGTAAATCTGCAGAAGCATCTGTTGTAACTTCAGGCAGGTTATGAATGCACTCCTGTGTTTTTTTAATGATTACATTATTGTTTTCACCAGGTGGCGTTTTAGTGAGTTCAAAACTAGAACCATCCCAAATCACCCAGTTATTCTCTCCTGACCATATTGAATCCCCAATATTTCCCAGCCATAAATAATCGCCTACGGCTATATTTGAGGTATCAGGAGGTAACATCACATTGACTGTTGCAGTATTTGATAAAAGATTTCTGCAAGATGTTTGAGGAAGCTTTAAGGCCTCAACTGTAAAAGTTTCTGTTTCTGATAAACGAACTGTTGCAA is part of the Chitinophagaceae bacterium genome and harbors:
- a CDS encoding transposase, which encodes HNNHPVELHNNELFIQRLNYIHQNPVRAGLVAEPEHYLYSSASNYAGILSLLDVECVF